In Pseudomonas lutea, the genomic stretch CACCAACGCGAGGAAGTACAGGCTGAATTCAGCTTCCGGAAAATCACGTTTTTCCACCAGACTGAAACCCAGTACCCGGGTGTAGAAATCCAGGGAGGCGGTAATGTCTTTGACCCGCAACATGGTGTGGTTGAACACGAATTTTGCGGTCGAGGCGTCCGGGCTGGCCGTGACGCCAGGGAAGGTGTTGAGGTCATTCAGACTCATGGTTGTCTCCGTTAACGCTAAAATGTTGCGTAATGATACGGGCTCAAGCGTGGCGCGCCAAACGCCAAACTTCCAAAGCGCGGCTTGTCGGCGCTGAGCGCGCGGCTCACACTTGGCGGCTCGCCATTCAGGTATCGCTCATGCCTTCCACACTGCGCTTATGCGCCCGCGCTGCTGTTTCTTTACTGCTGATCCTTCCGGGCGTTGCCATGTCGGCCGACGCGATGATCCTCTGGCCCGAAGGCTGGGAGGTCGAATCGCTGCCCCAGCCGCCGGCAAGTGAGGGCCAGCCGGCCGTGCAGTTACGACAGCGCGCGGTGAAAAACGATCAGAACGGTGACCCGGCCATGGTCGTCGAGTTGACACAGACCCGGCTGGAGCCCGGTCATGCGGTCAACGTACAGGGAGTGCTGTTGGCGATGCGCAAGGCGGTGCAGGTGAATTTCGCCAGGGGCGGGTTTCAAAGCGTCTGCACACGAATGAAGGACAGTACGCTGAGCGATATTCCGGCGATGGAAACCACCTGCACAATCACCCAGAACGGCAATCACGTCATGACGCAGACATTGGTGGCTGCGGCAAGCCCGGCGCTGGCGTGGTCTTTGTCCTATGCCGGCTCGGCTGAGGGCTACGCGGCGAACAAGGATCAGGTGATGCACATCAGGAATTCGCTGCGCCTGGGTGAAGCGCCCTAGGGGCACCACACAAATCGCAGGCATAAAGAAGCCCGCCGAAGCGGGCATTGGGGCGCTAATCCTTTAGCAGCCTCTATCCTCTACAAACCGGTGTGAAAAAAACGTGAAGCTCAGGTGCCGTTCAGCCTCCGTTCACCTTTTAAATTTCCGCGCACTAGAGGCCCTTGGCCAGCTTTCCGGCCGTAAGCGAATTTTGGTTATCGAAGTCTCTGTCCCAATGAGGGGCTATGACTGAGCATGCTATAAACCGGTGAATCATTAATAGCGCTGGAAGGTATTAATAGAAAGCTGTTCAGCTAATTGTCAGGTTGGATATCAAAACTGTGATTCATTGCCCGTAAAGTCATGGGTTGAACAAGACTTTAATCGGAACACTCAGTGAGTCACTCTTCGGTTAAAAGTCCCACAAGGAAGCCCTGCCAGCAGAACTTTCTTGTGGCGACGGAACACATGACTAACGACCGCGTAACCAGGAATCCACTGACTCAGCGCCGTATTGTAGTTTCCACGACTTCAAACCGCGGTGGTTGCCGCCCTTGGTTTCAATCACTTCCCCGGTGTGTGGGTTTTGGTAAACCTTGACCACCCGCGGTCGGCGGCGTTTTGGCGCGGCCGGGGTCGTGCCATGAGTGGCGGTGCCAGGGTCGAGAATGGCGATGATGTCGCGCAAGGTCTTGTCGTACGTGCTCATCAGGGCCTTGAGCTGCTGCTCAAACTCGATTTCCTTCTTCAATCCGGCATCATTCTTCAGGTGTTCCAGCTGGGCCAGCTGCTCCTGAAGGGCTTTTTCTGCTGCGCGAAATTCGGCAAGTCTGGACAAAATGGTACTCCGGCAATAAATGGCTGTTGTCAGCCCAACGCAAGCAAGTGTGTGACCGTGTCAGTGTCACTGCCTGTGGTTTCCCCGCTGCCTGTCCGGCTGTTGAATCGGATCCTACTGCCGACACTAACTTGATGACGATGAGGGTCGGAGCAAGACAGGTAGTTCAGTGGGGTGCGGGCAAATAATGCACTTTTTTTCGGAGTTGTAAAATAGGCGGTGGTTAATTGTTAAATCAAACAGCCGCTGGCGCCCAAACCGGTCTGACAAAAATCCAATAATAGGCGTAAAGCGTTGTAAGTAATTTCTTATACTTTGGCGTTATTGGAAACTGTGCGGCTAAAGGCCTTGCTGCAGCGCCGGGTCATCGGCGTTCAACTGCTCCAGCTCCGCCAGCAGCACCTGTACTTTTTGCAATTGTCCGGCGTCTTTCCAATAGCGGATCAGCAGGATCCTCGCACGACGGTCAGCGGGTTCGCGCTTGAGGATGTCCTCAAGCTGGCGCTGTGCAGCTTCCAGCTGGTCGAGGTCGTGCAGCGCCACGGCAAGGTCATAGCGATAAGCGGTGTTGTCGGGTTCAAGTTCGATGGCCCGGGTCAAGGCGAGCAGGGCATATTCATTCTGTTGATGACGCAGCAGCCATTGGCCGAGGGCATGCTGGGCCATGGACGACTGCGGGTGTTTTTCCAGCCACTGTGCGAGTAGCTGGCGCGAGCGATCGGCTTGCCCCTGACGGTCAAGCAACAGAACCAGCGCCAGCCCGGCCTCGAGATTGTCCGGCTCCAGACGGGTTGCCACCTGCAGCGCCTCGATTGCTTTTTGCGGGGCGCCGTCGTTGATGTAGAGCCGGGACAGCGCGAGTTGGCGGGAGGCGCTCGGTACCTGAGCGTTCAGGGCCTGTTCGTACTGCTGGGCCGCCTCCTGGAGCGCGCCGTAATAAAGACCCAGATCATCCGGGCTCAGATCCAGCAGTGCCTCTACAGCGCCGAAGCGCACTGACGGGTCAGGGTCCTCGAGCAGGGGGCCGAGCAGCAGGCTGCGCTGAGCTTCAGGCAACATGGCTGTCACGGCCTGGATCGCCGTTTGCTGAACCAGCGGAGCAGGGCGCTTGAGGTCGCCACGCAGAATCTTCAGCGCCTGCGGGCCCGGGTAATTGACCAGTTCGGCGAGCAGCCCGGCACGGCGGATGTCGGACAGGTCGGTGCGGGTAAATTGCTGATACAGCACGCGGGCAGCGCCCGGTTTGCCACCGTGAGCCTGCTCCAGCGCTTCGGCGTAGCTGTGATTGACCTGCGGGGCGGCAGGCGGCGCATGCCAGTTACGAACCAGCAGCCCGAGGCCGATGACCATTAGCAACAGCGCCAGCGCAAGTGCCACCTGCCAGCGCCGTCGGGCCCCCAGCGGGTCAGGTGTGCGCCGGGAAGACGATTCAGACATATCGGTTTCCGTGTTTGCGTGAGCAGCAGCTTCGGGGAGACACCGCCGGGTGTCAAACGCTGAGGTCGTTCATCACGCCTCTCGTTGCGCGGGCGAGCGATCGACACCCGCCAGAAAAAAGCCCCGAACCTTGCGGGTCCGGGGCTTTTTGAGGTCAGCAGAACGGCCTCGGCTCGGCAGTTCCGCCATCTGCGTGCCGATCAGGCGTTTGGTTGCCAACCACCGCCCAGGGCTTTGTAGATCGCAACGATGCCGCGGTACAGATCGATCTCGGCCAGCGCCTGGCTGTCCTCGGCCGCCAGGCGCTCACGTTCGGCGTCAAGCAGCACAAGGAAGTCAGCCGTGCCCTCGCGGTACTGGATGTTTGCCAGATTGGCCGCCGAACGACTCGCTTCACTCTGCCGCACCAGCGACACCAGACGCTGCTGACGCTTGTCGTAGTCGCTGAAGGCGTTCTCGGTTTCTTCCAGGGCCAGCAGCACTTGCTGCTCGTAGTTGGCCAGCGCGCCTTCGGCATCGGCGTTGGCGCCGCGAATACGCGCCCTCACGCTGCCCAGGTCAAAAGCGGCCCAGGTGATGCTCGGACCCAGGCCCCATGCCGCCGCCGCGCCGGAGCCGATCTGCGAACCGCGGCTGGCGGTAAAGCCCAGGAAGCCGCTCAGGCTGACCCGCGGGAACAGGTCGGCCGTTTGCACACCAATGCGTGCAGTCTGCGCCGCCAGTTGTCGCTCGGCACTGAGCACGTCCGGACGGTTTTCCAGCAGCTTGGTCGGGTCACCGATCGGGAGAGCCTTGGAGATCGCCGGCAGCTTGGCCGGGGCGAGGCTCACGGTCATGGCGTCCGGACGCTGGCCGAGCAGGGTGGCGATGCGGTTGCGCTGGCGCACCTGTTCAGCCTGCAGCTGCGGGATGGTCGCTTCCACCGCGGCCAGACGTGCGTCGGAACGCACCACGTCGAGCTCGTTGCCCACGCCTTCGTCGCGCAGTTGCGCGGTGACGCTGCGCGATTCCTGCTGGTTCTTCAGGTTGTCCCGGGCAATGTTTTCGCGCAGTTGTGCGCCGCGCAGCTGTCCGTAGGCATCCACCAGTTCGGCGATCATCGTCACCTGCAGCTGGTACAGGTTCGCTTCGGCAGCCTGCTGGTCGGCATTGCTGGCTTCCAGTTCGCGCTGAATGCGCCCGAACAGGTCGAGTTCCCAGGCCATGTCCAGCCCGAGGTCGTAGCGTTCCTGATTGACCCGGTGCTCGGTTTCACCCGGCACTTGCGAGCGGCCGATCTGGCTGCTGGCGCGGCTGGTCACGACCGGCATGGCGTCGTTGCTGATGTCGTCACGAATAGCCCTTGAGGCCTTCAGACGTGCGAAAGCGACACGCAACTCACGGTTGCCCTGCAGCGATTCGGCGACCAGTTTGTTCAGGGTCGGATCGTCGAACTGCTGCCACCAGATGGTTTCGATGTGGCTGCGGTCGTAGTTGCGCTGTGTGGCAGCCTGGATGTTGGCCGCCGCGGTATCGGGCTTTTTGTAATCCGGGCCGACGGCGCAGGCCGCCAGCGCCAGGACCAGCAGGCTCGGCAGGAACAGTTTTACAGCCTTCATCAATGAGCCTCCGGAGCGATGGTCTGAACGCGTTGAGCCTTGGCCGCCTTGCGTGCCTCTTTGCGTCCCACGTAGTTGCGAATCAGGACATAGAAGACCGGCGTCAGCAGCAGACCGAAGAAGGTCACCCCGAGCATCCCGGAGAACACCGCCACGCCCATGGCATGACGCATCTCTGCACCGGCACCACTGGAAAGCACCAGCGGAACCACACCCATGATGAACGCGAAAGAGGTCATCAGGATCGGCCGCAGACGCAGACGGCAGGCTTCCAGTACCGCTTCGAGCGGGGTCTTGCCCTTGTCCTGCTCGTCCTTGGCGAACTCGACGATGAGGATCGCGTTCTTGCACGCCAGGCCCACCAGTACGATCAGCCCGATCTGGGTGAAGATGTTGTTGTCGCTGCCGGCAATGATCACACCGGCAATGGCTGACAGCAGGGTCATCGGTACGATCAGAATCACCGCCAGCGGCAGGCTCCAGCTTTCATACAGCGCAGCCAGTACCAGGAACGCCAGCAGTACGCAGAGCGGGAAGACCAGCAAGGCGGTGTTGCCCGACAGGATCTGTTGGTAGGTCAGGTCGGTCCACTCGTAGGTCATGCCGTTGGGCAGCTCCTCCTTGAGCAGTTTTTCCATCGCCACCTGCGCCTGACCCGAGCTGTAGCCTGGGCCAGCGGCGCCGTTGATTTCGGCGGTGATGAAGCCGTTGTAGTGCATGACGCGGTCCGGGCCGGAAGTGTTGGTGACGTTGAGCAGCGTCGCCAGCGGGATCATTTCGCCGCGGTTGTTGCGCACTTTCAACTGACCGATCTGTTCGGCGTCCTGACGGAACTGCTGTTCAGCCTGCACGTTGACCTGATAGGTCCGACCGAAACGGTTGAAGTCGTTGGCGTACAGCGAGCCCAGATAAACCTGCAGCGTGTCAAAGATGTCACTGATCGGCACGCCGAGGGTCTTGGCTTTTTCACGGTCGATGGCGGCATCGACCTGCGGCACGTTAACGGTGTAGCTGGTAAACAGTGCAGCCAGTTCCGGCACGCTGCGGCTCTTGCCGATGATGTTCATCGTCTCTTTGTACAGCTCGTCGTAACCCAGGTTGCCACGGTCTTCGATCTGCAGACGGAAGCCGCCGATCGTGCCCAGGCCCTGTACCGGCGGCGGCGGGAAGATCGCCATGTAGGCTTCTTCGATACCTGCGTATTTGCCGTTCAACGCACCGGCAATTGCACCGGCGGACTCGCTGGCCTCCTTGCGGTCTTCAAAGGACTTGAGTGCGACGAAGACGATGCCGGAGTTCGGGCTGTTGGTGAAGCCGTTGATCGACAGGCCCGGAAAGGCAATCGCGTTTTCTACGCCCGGTTGTTCCAGGGCGATCGCGGACATCTTCTTGATCACTTCCTCGGTACGGTCCAGGCTCGCGGCGTCCGGGAGTTGGGCAAACGCCACCAGATACTGCTTGTCCTGCGCCGGTACGAAACCGGTTGGCGTGGTCGAAAAGCCCAGCCAGGTCATGACAATCAGGCCGACATACACCACCAGCGCCACACCGCTGAAGCGGATCACCCGGCCGACCGAATTTACATAGCCGTTACTGGCCTTGACGAAGAAGCGGTTGAAAGGGCGGAACAGCCAGCCACCGAACAACTTGTCGAGCACGCGCGAAAAGCGGTCCTTGGGCGCATCGTGGGCACGCAGCAGCACCGCCGCCAGTGCCGGCGACAGGGTCAGGGAGTTGAAGGCCGAGATCACCGTCGAGATGGCGATGGTCAACGCGAACTGTTTATAGAATTGCCCGGTCAGGCCGGAGATGAACGCCGCCGGAATAAACACCGCACACAGCACCAGCGCTGTAGCGATGATCGGTCCCGTCACTTCGCGCATGGCGATCTGGGTGGCTTCCATCGGCGCGTGGCCGAGTTCGATGTTCCGCTCGACGTTTTCCACGACCACGATGGCGTCGTCGACGACGATACCGATCGCCAGTACCAGTCCGAACAGCGACAGGGCATTGAGCGAGAAGCCGAACAGGTGCATGACCGCAAATGTACCGATCAGCGACACCGGTACAGCGACCAGCGGGATGATCGAGGCGCGCCAGGTCTGCAGGAACAGAATCACCACCAGAACGACCAGGATCAGCGCTTCGAACAGCGTGTGAACCACCGCTTCGATGGAGCCGCGCACAAAGATCGTCGGGTCATACACGATGCTGTAGTCCATGCCTTCCGGGAAGCTCTTCTTCAGCAGCTCCATTTCGGCGCGCACTTCGTTGGAAATGTCGATGGCGTTCGAGCCAGGGCGCTGGAAGATCGGGATGGCGACTGCGGGCTGATTGTTCAGCAGCGAGCGCAGAGCGTACTGACTGGAGCCCAGTTCAACGCGGGCAATGTCCTTGACCCGGGTGATTTCACCGTTGTCGCCGGCGCGAACAATGATGTTTTCAAACTCTTCTTCGGAGACCAGACGGCCCTGAGTGTTGATCGACATCTGAAAGCTGGTGGCGCTCGGGGAGGGCGGTGCGCCCAGTTGACCGGCGGCTACCTGACGGTTTTGCTCGCGGATGGCATTGACCACATCGGTCGCAGTGATGTTGCGCGAAGCGGTTTTGTTGGGGTCGAGCCAGACACGCAGCGAGTAGTCGCCCATACCGAACAACTGCACGTCGCCGACACCGCCCAGGCGCGCCAGCTCATCCTTGATGTTGAGCACCGCGTAGTTGGACAGATACAGCATGTCGTAGCGCTTGTCCGGCGAGGTCAGGTGGACCACCATCGTCAGGTCCGGCGAGGCCTTGTCGACGGTGATGCCGATGCGCGTTACTTCTTCGGGCAGCTTGGGCTCTGTCCGGGTGACCCGGTTTTGCACCTGCACCTGCGCGGTGTCGAGGTTGGTCCCCAACGCAAAGGTGATGGTCAGGGTCAGCTTGCCGTCGGCGGTCGCCTGAGAGGACATGTAGAGCATGTTCTCGACGCCGGTAATCGCCTGTTCAAGCGGCGCGGCAACGGTTTCGCCAATCACTTTGGGGTTGGCGCCAGGGAAGTTGGCACGGACCACAACGGTCGGGGGTACGACTTCCGGATATTCACTGATCGGCAATTGGAACAGCGAGATGGCACCGGCGATCAGGATCAGCAGCGAAAGCACCGCCGCGAAGATCGGTCGCGTGATGAAGAACTTGGAGAAATTCATTGAATGTGTCCCTTAACCGCGTGGCGTGGCGGAAGCAGCGACCTTGGCGTCGAGCTTCGACGGCGCCTTCGGTGGGTTGCTGGCTTCAAAGGCCTGGCGTTGTTGTTGCAGTGCGGAAATGGTTTCAGGGGTGGCCATCGGCGTGTCTTGCGGGTCAATCGGCGAACCCGGACGCACGCGCTGCAGGCCGGTGACGACGATGCGGTCGTCCTTGCTCAGGCCGCTGCGCACGATGCGCAGGCCTTCAAGCTTCGGCCCCAGGTCGACGCTGCGATAAATCGCCTTGTTGTCCTTGTCCACCACCAGCACGAACTTCTTGCCCAGGTCGGTGCCCACGGCTTCGTCCTTGATCAGCATCGCCGAGTAAGTGCCGCTGCCGACCAGCTTCAAGCGGGCGTACAGGCCCGGGGTGTACTCGCCCTTGCTGTTGTCGAACACGGCGCGCCCGCGAATGGTACCGGTACGCGGATTGACCTGGTTGTCGACGAAGTTCATCTGGCCCAGGTGCGGGTTTTCGACTTCGTTGGACAGGCCCATATACACCGGCGTGGTCGCGCTGCGTTTGCCGTCGCGCGCCAGCTGGTTGTACTTGAGGAACACGCGTTCGTCGGCGTCGAAGTAGGCGTAGACCTTGTCCGTCGAGACCAGGCTGGTGAGGATCGTCTGGTCGGCGGTAACGATGTTGCCCGCCGTGATCTCGGCACGGCTGACGCGACCGGTAATCGGCGCCGTCACACGGGTGAAGCTCAGGTTCAGGCGCGCCAGGTCAAGCTGTGCCTGAATGGCGGCGACGGCGGCCTTGGATTCCTGGGCGGTGGTGGTACGCGAATCGGCAAGTTCGGCGGAGATCGCGTTATTGGTGCGCAGCCGTTCGCCACGCTGGGCTTCGTTGGTGCTGCGCTGGGCTGCGGCCTTGGATTGCTGCAGTTGTGCTTCGAGACGATGCACTTCCGCTTCAAACGGGCGCGGGTCGATCTGGAACAGCAGGTCGCCTTTCTTCACCAGTTCGCCATCGGTGAACGCGACGGCGTCGATCTGGCCCGACACACGCGGACGCACCTGCACGGTTTCCGGCGCCTCAAGGCGGGCCGTGACTTCGTCCCACTCGTTGACCGGCTGTTCGAGCACCTTGGCCACGTTGACTTTGGCCGCTGCCGGGGCAACCGTCGCTTCAGGCGTCCGGCCGCAGGCGCTGATGACCACCAGGGCCAGCGCGGCGAGGGGATAGCGCAAAGGAGTTAAAGACTGAAGCATGGAAAAATCCGCCGATGTTATTGAGATGGGCGGATTCTGTTCTCGGGGGTTTTATTGCACGAATCGAATGACGCGAAGGTAACTATCAGCCGTAATGATATTCGGCGGATGCGCGGGGCTCTGGCATGGGACACAGCGGCCCATGCGCTAGTTCCGGATGGAGGTGTTCATTGACGCGCTATTAATGCCCCGGCACGACGCATGAACGGCAGGCCTGTCAAACTTCCTCCGTCTATAAATCCATTATCCTGTGCCTTAAGCCGGAAATAGCAGCTTAATACCCGGCATCTTGGAGTTATCGTTTGGAAGCAGAGCGGACTCAGCTCTATACTGCAACGAACAGCGCATCAATCATCGAGCCCCCTATGTTGGACTTAAGCTTTAGCAAACCCAGTGAAATCGTCACTCGCCTCTGCGCACGTTTGCGCGCCGAGCGGCTTGCACTGGAAATGACCCAGGCCGACGTGGCCAGCCGTGCGGGGGTCGGGGTCAACACCGTTTCAAACCTTGAGGCGGGGCGCAATGTCGGTTTTGAGAATCTGGTTCGCGTGGCCATGGTTCTGGGGCGGACGAAGGAGCTCGAAGGGCTGTTTATGCCCAGGCTCGACAGCCTTGATGACATCCGCCGCTATGAAGGCGCTGCCGCGCGCCGCCGCATAAGGAAATCTGGCGATGCTTGAGCGGATCGATGTTTATTACAACGGCTGGGATGAGCGCTGGTTGTGGGGGACGCTGGTCTCCACCACCGCCCTGACCGGACGCCCGCAGATCGTCTTTGAATACAGCGATCAGGCTCGCGCCAGCGGCCTGGAGCTGTCGGGCTTTACGCTGCCACTGGACGGCCCGCGCTTGCGTCGAAACTTTCCGTCGCACCAACTCGCGTTGCCGGGGCCCGTCTACGATGCGTTACCCGATGGCTGGGGCATGTTGCTGATGGACCGATTGTTCCGACGTCGTCAGCTGAATGCGGCGCGCATCGGGCCGCTGGAGCGGTTGGCTTATATTGGCGACACGGCCATGGGGGCGATGTCGTTTGAACCCGTCTCGCCTGAAGGTCAGGTGTCTCAAGCCCATGTCCCGATCGAGTTGCTGGCCGCCGAGATTCAAGAGGTGGTGCAGGGAGACGGAGGCGAATTTCTGCACACCTTGATGCTCGTCGGCGGCTCACCCCAGGGCGCCAGGCCCAAGGCATTGGTTTACCGCAACGGTGCCACCGGCGCATTCACCAC encodes the following:
- the mexE gene encoding multidrug efflux RND transporter periplasmic adaptor subunit MexE; this translates as MLQSLTPLRYPLAALALVVISACGRTPEATVAPAAAKVNVAKVLEQPVNEWDEVTARLEAPETVQVRPRVSGQIDAVAFTDGELVKKGDLLFQIDPRPFEAEVHRLEAQLQQSKAAAQRSTNEAQRGERLRTNNAISAELADSRTTTAQESKAAVAAIQAQLDLARLNLSFTRVTAPITGRVSRAEITAGNIVTADQTILTSLVSTDKVYAYFDADERVFLKYNQLARDGKRSATTPVYMGLSNEVENPHLGQMNFVDNQVNPRTGTIRGRAVFDNSKGEYTPGLYARLKLVGSGTYSAMLIKDEAVGTDLGKKFVLVVDKDNKAIYRSVDLGPKLEGLRIVRSGLSKDDRIVVTGLQRVRPGSPIDPQDTPMATPETISALQQQRQAFEASNPPKAPSKLDAKVAASATPRG
- a CDS encoding efflux RND transporter permease subunit, with amino-acid sequence MNFSKFFITRPIFAAVLSLLILIAGAISLFQLPISEYPEVVPPTVVVRANFPGANPKVIGETVAAPLEQAITGVENMLYMSSQATADGKLTLTITFALGTNLDTAQVQVQNRVTRTEPKLPEEVTRIGITVDKASPDLTMVVHLTSPDKRYDMLYLSNYAVLNIKDELARLGGVGDVQLFGMGDYSLRVWLDPNKTASRNITATDVVNAIREQNRQVAAGQLGAPPSPSATSFQMSINTQGRLVSEEEFENIIVRAGDNGEITRVKDIARVELGSSQYALRSLLNNQPAVAIPIFQRPGSNAIDISNEVRAEMELLKKSFPEGMDYSIVYDPTIFVRGSIEAVVHTLFEALILVVLVVILFLQTWRASIIPLVAVPVSLIGTFAVMHLFGFSLNALSLFGLVLAIGIVVDDAIVVVENVERNIELGHAPMEATQIAMREVTGPIIATALVLCAVFIPAAFISGLTGQFYKQFALTIAISTVISAFNSLTLSPALAAVLLRAHDAPKDRFSRVLDKLFGGWLFRPFNRFFVKASNGYVNSVGRVIRFSGVALVVYVGLIVMTWLGFSTTPTGFVPAQDKQYLVAFAQLPDAASLDRTEEVIKKMSAIALEQPGVENAIAFPGLSINGFTNSPNSGIVFVALKSFEDRKEASESAGAIAGALNGKYAGIEEAYMAIFPPPPVQGLGTIGGFRLQIEDRGNLGYDELYKETMNIIGKSRSVPELAALFTSYTVNVPQVDAAIDREKAKTLGVPISDIFDTLQVYLGSLYANDFNRFGRTYQVNVQAEQQFRQDAEQIGQLKVRNNRGEMIPLATLLNVTNTSGPDRVMHYNGFITAEINGAAGPGYSSGQAQVAMEKLLKEELPNGMTYEWTDLTYQQILSGNTALLVFPLCVLLAFLVLAALYESWSLPLAVILIVPMTLLSAIAGVIIAGSDNNIFTQIGLIVLVGLACKNAILIVEFAKDEQDKGKTPLEAVLEACRLRLRPILMTSFAFIMGVVPLVLSSGAGAEMRHAMGVAVFSGMLGVTFFGLLLTPVFYVLIRNYVGRKEARKAAKAQRVQTIAPEAH
- a CDS encoding DUF4946 domain-containing protein — its product is MPSTLRLCARAAVSLLLILPGVAMSADAMILWPEGWEVESLPQPPASEGQPAVQLRQRAVKNDQNGDPAMVVELTQTRLEPGHAVNVQGVLLAMRKAVQVNFARGGFQSVCTRMKDSTLSDIPAMETTCTITQNGNHVMTQTLVAAASPALAWSLSYAGSAEGYAANKDQVMHIRNSLRLGEAP
- a CDS encoding efflux transporter outer membrane subunit; amino-acid sequence: MKAVKLFLPSLLVLALAACAVGPDYKKPDTAAANIQAATQRNYDRSHIETIWWQQFDDPTLNKLVAESLQGNRELRVAFARLKASRAIRDDISNDAMPVVTSRASSQIGRSQVPGETEHRVNQERYDLGLDMAWELDLFGRIQRELEASNADQQAAEANLYQLQVTMIAELVDAYGQLRGAQLRENIARDNLKNQQESRSVTAQLRDEGVGNELDVVRSDARLAAVEATIPQLQAEQVRQRNRIATLLGQRPDAMTVSLAPAKLPAISKALPIGDPTKLLENRPDVLSAERQLAAQTARIGVQTADLFPRVSLSGFLGFTASRGSQIGSGAAAAWGLGPSITWAAFDLGSVRARIRGANADAEGALANYEQQVLLALEETENAFSDYDKRQQRLVSLVRQSEASRSAANLANIQYREGTADFLVLLDAERERLAAEDSQALAEIDLYRGIVAIYKALGGGWQPNA
- a CDS encoding tetratricopeptide repeat protein; its protein translation is MSESSSRRTPDPLGARRRWQVALALALLLMVIGLGLLVRNWHAPPAAPQVNHSYAEALEQAHGGKPGAARVLYQQFTRTDLSDIRRAGLLAELVNYPGPQALKILRGDLKRPAPLVQQTAIQAVTAMLPEAQRSLLLGPLLEDPDPSVRFGAVEALLDLSPDDLGLYYGALQEAAQQYEQALNAQVPSASRQLALSRLYINDGAPQKAIEALQVATRLEPDNLEAGLALVLLLDRQGQADRSRQLLAQWLEKHPQSSMAQHALGQWLLRHQQNEYALLALTRAIELEPDNTAYRYDLAVALHDLDQLEAAQRQLEDILKREPADRRARILLIRYWKDAGQLQKVQVLLAELEQLNADDPALQQGL
- a CDS encoding helix-turn-helix domain-containing protein, whose translation is MLDLSFSKPSEIVTRLCARLRAERLALEMTQADVASRAGVGVNTVSNLEAGRNVGFENLVRVAMVLGRTKELEGLFMPRLDSLDDIRRYEGAAARRRIRKSGDA
- a CDS encoding histone-like nucleoid-structuring protein, MvaT/MvaU family; this encodes MSRLAEFRAAEKALQEQLAQLEHLKNDAGLKKEIEFEQQLKALMSTYDKTLRDIIAILDPGTATHGTTPAAPKRRRPRVVKVYQNPHTGEVIETKGGNHRGLKSWKLQYGAESVDSWLRGR